The Spodoptera frugiperda isolate SF20-4 chromosome 25, AGI-APGP_CSIRO_Sfru_2.0, whole genome shotgun sequence genome includes the window gaataaatagcagggggttttactggatcgatacgaaacccaaatatttttttaaatatttttgtctgtctatctgtctgtatgttcaggcttCACgttattataccttattatcctgggcataaataggatactttttatcctggaaaaatacgcagaaaaaaatctttatttttcagttttattctacagaacgcgagctcaacagcagcaTAATTAAGGAGCTACTGAGCTCAATAGAGgcatctccttaattattatgggcctcgctgTATTTAGGTCcaatagatatatatatataagatgtcattgtcagagttactcaaaatggagaaataaaacttccacgcgaagaccaaTTTCGGGggaagctagtaatataataagaattaatGCATGGTATATAAGTAATATTACCTCATCCGGGCTCACGATAAGTGGAGAAGCTTGGGCATTTTTAGTGAAAACGAATGGTTTGAAGCATGACAAACTGGGGTCCGGTGTAGCAGTGAACCAATGAACACTTATTGTTTTATCTGAGAGGCTGGACACCTGGaaacaaatcaatttatttaattaagtagataatgatttcaattaattgtttattttgtgggACTTTTTACCTGACTTCCTTGTGTGGGGAAGGTGTCATCACAACTTCTGCAAATACGGCTGTCCTTATGTCTCAATACATTCATCATGTCCCTCACATCAAATGTTGATGAAGAGCTTCCCTCTTTCAACAATCTGGCACCTTCTTGCTGCCTTTGTTCATCACCACCAGATGAGAAACAtctagtaaaattaaattcactCTGGAAACAATAGAATTACACTATATACAACACTTATATTTTAGTACCCTCATGGTCGAGTGAACATAAAGTGCAACAAtcaaataagaatataaataacaagGGCAATATTGCTTATGaccacatttttattatcataccaCCACATCTTAATCAgctttaaatcatttattccataAAGAGAGATGTGATATATATAAGGCATTATGTTTTGTTAGtatattcaaaattttaaatgtacctGCCCATCCCAGAGCCCCAACCTCTTTGCCTTTTCCATCAGATTGCTGGAATGCTTATCAATCTTTGTTGCAATAGTAAGACCATTGGAGATGTTTCTGTAGCCACTTGTGACTCTTTCAGCTGCCCATAACTTGCCACTGGTCTCCAAAACCCAGGCCTCTTTGGTGTCTGCTATCAGGAAGGAATTGTGATAGATGTGGCTATCATCATGTTCAGAGCAGGGACCACCTTGACCATACTTTTCAAGCAGTGATGTGATCACATCCAATGCTCCTTCTGCAGTATCAGCTCTCTCTAATCCTagactaaacaataaaatgctGATTAAACAAAGTTCTTTATCATGAAACAAATAAGCTTCATCGATGAGGCAATTACACAAAATGCCAAAGCAGTCAATTTATGTGTACACTAGCCTATTAAATAATTGGTGCTATGTAATTGTCTTGATGACTGAACATTCATTTATTGTGTACTTACAGCAATATTAATGGACTAGCTCTAGATAAATAGGTTTAGaaattaaactttgtatttttgCATTAAGATTggtttatgcttttttttatagTGTGTAACTGTTGTATATTAAACTTACCGCACCAAGTCCATTCCCAGCAAGCGCTTGGGTTGTGCGTCACCTTCTCCTTCATTGTTGTTAGTCCAAACAGCCTCATTGCCAATAACTACATTCTTATCATTAGCACCCATCTCAGCTCCCCACATCCAAGCTGGCTTGCTCAATATTACTGTATTTACTGGTGAAAACCCATCTATGGTGATGTAAGTGCACTGGAATGTAAATTTATATTAAGATACACTCCTTGTATGAAAGTCATGAAACCTGTATATTTTCCTTATGTCTATGGTTTTACTCTAATGGCATCTTTCACATTCAATCAGTATTTCTTTGGTTCATTTTCGTCTTTAAATATATGTCAGATATAGGTTCATAGTTACCTTTTGCTTATCATTCCGGGTCCCTCCTTTGATTAAAACTACTTCTTGAACTTCATTCTGTGGACGATCAGAGTTTTTTCCAAACACGACGGATTGGTTTTTTGTTAACGGCGGTAACACAACAAATGTATCGCATGATTTTGGCAACTTGGATAACATTGTTAACTAGTGGAATCAAGAAGGCAAATAGAAATTACACAACTGAACTCTGTATTAGAGTGGCGTCAACTggatactataaaaaatatttcctctTTATATAGGCTAGGAAACTGCACatgaaaaattgtaaaataattaaaaagccCGCGCAATACAAGTGAACTGAAGTAATCTATATTGTCATGTCAAGGTGACAAGGGTCACCAAGTATTTTAAAAAGGTAGCACTATCcgagtaataatataaatcataGCAGCATATATGGCGATTGTTAAACtagttttacaaaatattatttaaagtgttCATCTTCATTACAATATTGCgctttatttttgctttttgttttgACGTACGACCTTACGACGATGacatagttttgtttattgacgTTGTCACTAtattgtcaaatgtcaaaactaGAGGTGAGGTCGGCATTAAAGACTGGTTTAGTCGATTTTGTTTGCTAGTACAGTTTTGTTTTTACGTACTAGCATACTAGATGGCGACAGTAATACGGTATTTggataataatttaacattgaAAACTCACAAGAGTTTAAAAAAGTTAGGTGTCAAAAATTTATTGGACATACTACGTATTacttttcttgttatttaagtacttttatATTCATGTAAATGAACAAACTTTATttcgtatttaaatatattcatagtaaaataatagagTAGGTAAGTATCTGCCTGCATTCTTTCATCCAATATTCAAGATGCACAGTATACTTTGTTGACATAATAATGCTGGAAAAATAGATtgttagtacctacatacttatttaacatagatacatatttattacattttattttgtcttctatagtgtaggtacctagataGGTAACCTAAGCTGATACTAAGAAAATAGGCTATCGATATTTTTCGATCAAATATTTGTAGATAATAGGTAAACAATGTTGCAGATAATAAGAGTAGggaggtacctacctaatacttCCTGTTTATACCAATTGTGTCTAGATGCATTGTTACACAACAAAAGAACATTATCTAATAAACAGCTCAACTTTGTTGTGCCAAGTGATACAGATCACGGAAATGTAGGTATCTAGCTGCACAACAACTCATGTAGGTATAAGGAAATGTACCTAGTTTTTATGTGCACATTGAAACATAATAAGTAGAACTTACCTTTTCTTATTCAAATAGCACGCAAAAAGGTTTATTTCTGTTCATTGGTGGAGGTGCAGTCAATAGCCGTGAGTAGAGGAAACAATATGGGGAAATgttttatcaaattattctgATCTTTaactcaataattttattgacagtaGTTAGGACACGACGACGGCGAGCTCTCGCGTCCGGCGCTAGTTTAGGCCATGGCGCGGAGCTAGGGGTACTGGGATGCCGTCTTTTCCTTCTGCGAAGCACTCATgttagctaaggaggaggcgagACGCGTGAGAGAActaacctcctcacgccccagccatCGTGAGAGACACTCCTAGCGTTGGGGAttgcgtgacgatctccggccaccgcggcaccgtaagtgcgggtctgcggaccgCGAGCAAGcgtagcttgccgcccgaccagaaccagacccgtgcgtacggctcATCAGACAACcacagacggggcccagtagCAGACGATGCCTGATCCgtagctacggactacctaggcGTAGtccgggcttaccggggctccggcttgaaaagcaggagtaggaacggtgtggtttttagtcattaagagtccgacactccatctcgccttacccaagacgagagaagagACTGATTGATTTTCTCCcattcaaaaaaaataatacagtaGTTGTAGGTATGTATAGATATATCTACCTCCGGTTGCTGTAATGTCATTGGAAAGGGACTAACACCTAAAAATCCTGTTTGTGAAGTTAATGTGGTTGATTTATTGTCCTCCACTGCTGAACGTGACTTTATCTAAAGAGAGCCACCACATTACCGCAGTACCTTCCTAATGTCTGTGCGGTGGACTGCATCTGTCTGCTGTTTTCATTACACATTTTCATCAAACCGTGTTGGTCCCTCACATGAAAACCAATACTTCTTAATTAATTAGAGTacctagttaaaaatatttatccaaGATTTATCCCAAAGTTGGTTCTTcgaatttgtattgtattataatacctacctacttgtaaTAAACAGGTGTATTATGAAACAAGGATGTTCACcgtcaattaaaatgttttcgcCCTCGGCTCGCCCAAAGAAAGCCGGACTCGTAAATCATTTATGTAAATCAACAACAACAATGAAGCAAAATAATATAGAGAGTGCTCTATGGAACGTCGCGCCGGATGTACTAGCGACTTCCCGCCGGTTTCTGACGGTTTTACCTCCTGTTTCCGCTACGGTGGGTAGGTTACCAACGCACCCTGCTGCGAACTTGCTTGTGTACTCTTAAATATCGTATAATCATATACTTAAGTTGCCGTATTTATGGCCAGGTAGATTGTCTGTGCCTGGGGTTTCAGCGGGTAGCGCAAGCATAAACGTTCGCTTTTATACATTATGTGTTATACCTGCATACGTTGTTAAAATGAGGTTTGCTGTTTTAACTTGTAGGTACTTATCGGTTTGTGGGAAGTGAACTagcagtttttatttgtttattttgttgttatacgATTCTGTAGTGTGCATGGTAGTATCTACTACAAAATAATTCTCAGTATGTTTAAGGGCCCCATATACGGTACGATTCGTCTGTACGACCGATCTGATTAAAATCGTGACGATTGATCGCATAAAAAATGACGCTCATACACGAAACGATTGGTCGTAATGATCgatcatttatttgtttgaaactGACGTATAAACACATGTTCAAATAATTCAGCGATATTTATGATTGCATGGGTTTTTGTTGCAATTTCCGATATCGTCTAAGATGAAGTAAATCGTTAACGATCTTGATATACACTATCGATTCTTCGTTTCGATCAGTCTGAAGCGACGGATCGTACAGACAAATCGTACCGTATATGAGGCCCTTTAGACAACACttcttgtttaaaattaaaaacgtcaAAAAGCACGTGGTAAGCGGAGTTCTCTgtttttgattaataaattcTCATTTGCAGCTGTAACCAACATGCTTTTTGCATCCTGTGTATCAAGAGGCATAAAGTTGGTATTCTGAACATAACCGCTCAACTCTTGACTACCTCTGCTATTAATAATAGCTATGTTATAATGTAACGTAAACTAAATTAAAGGGAGCATTCTATCTTGGCCGCTCTTTCACCGTATCATACACTTTTATGCCAGTGCTGAAGTTTTTAGTAGGACTGATTTATT containing:
- the LOC118266113 gene encoding secernin-3 produces the protein MLSKLPKSCDTFVVLPPLTKNQSVVFGKNSDRPQNEVQEVVLIKGGTRNDKQKCTYITIDGFSPVNTVILSKPAWMWGAEMGANDKNVVIGNEAVWTNNNEGEGDAQPKRLLGMDLVRLGLERADTAEGALDVITSLLEKYGQGGPCSEHDDSHIYHNSFLIADTKEAWVLETSGKLWAAERVTSGYRNISNGLTIATKIDKHSSNLMEKAKRLGLWDGQSEFNFTRCFSSGGDEQRQQEGARLLKEGSSSSTFDVRDMMNVLRHKDSRICRSCDDTFPTQGSQVSSLSDKTISVHWFTATPDPSLSCFKPFVFTKNAQASPLIVSPDEPLREHHLYKLHMGRISASDNDDIAKAIQKLEEEHIADIEKYANDNPTNQNTDKLDNVLKDCVETEVNLYA